One part of the Mytilus trossulus isolate FHL-02 chromosome 11, PNRI_Mtr1.1.1.hap1, whole genome shotgun sequence genome encodes these proteins:
- the LOC134691594 gene encoding zinc finger protein 862-like — MASLLRWSDSARPGKAPKRLSRTSDQVTEAKKKYEDKRVREFKTHWMDGRPWLKYDNENSVMYCTYCKEQGKGWKFLSGCTNFRIDTIQNHEVSSPHISATSVAERPLPQNSLAAKAINSIKQTEYDRLSILFRNAHAVAKHHLSFKTYNVICKLDQAKGLDVGNSYLNDKKACEFVKNIASVSRNETRDLLKKTPFLSLTCDGSSDFMGDEYESLWVRSAQNGKIIEKFLDLGTAESAGSQDIFNYMKAVCFENSEDNTNQLWSKLIGFCSDGASNMQGIRNGVAALMKRENPEIVVTHCLAHRVELSFKDAIKSSKLYDKTITLLLGLYYLYRRGPKQKKALKRAFSALNMTKILPTRVGGTRWMPHMLRAINVIIKGYRGFKAHLESASHENPKAEGLAKIRTDVAVVTFILNLKVYM, encoded by the exons ATGGCTTCATTGTTGAGGTGGTCGGATAGTGCGAGACCTGGAAAGGCACCAAAAAGACTGTCTCGCACTTCCGACCAAGTTACAGAAGCAAAGAAAAAATACGAGGACAAGCGCGTCAGAGAGTTCAAAACCCATTGGATGGACGGTCGTCCCTGGCTCAAGTATGATAATGAGAATTCCGTTATGTATTGTACATACTGTAAGGAGCAGGGAAAGGGATGGAAATTCTTATCTGGGTGTACGAATTTTAGGATTGACACCATCCAAAATCATGAAGTCAGTTCCCCTCACATCAGTGCAACATCTGTTGCCGAGAGGCCACTTCCTCAGAATTCACTGGCTGCAAAGGCCATTAACtctataaaacaaactgaatatGACAGACTTAGCATTCTCTTTCGTAATGCCCATGCTGTTGCTAAACATCATCTAAGCtttaaaacttataatgttatatgtaaACTGGATCAAGCTAAAGGTCTTGATGTTGGCAATAGCTACCTGAATGACAAAAAGGCCTgtgaatttgtcaaaaatatagCCAGTGTTTCCAGAAATGAGACCAGAgaccttttgaaaaaaacaccatttctGAGCCTCACCTGTGATGGGTCATCTGACTTCATGGGGGATGAATATGAGTCATTGTGGGTAAGAAGTGCCCAAAATGGAAAGATAATTGAAAAGTTTTTAGATTTGGGTACTGCTGAATCTGCAGGATCTCAGGACATATTTAATTACATGAAAGCTGTTTGCTTTGAAAATTCAGAGGACAATACCAACCAACTGTGGAGTAAACTTATTGGCTTTTGCTCAGACGGTGCATCAAACATGCaag GTATAAGAAATGGTGTGGCTGCTTTGATGAAAAGAGAAAACCCAGAAATAGTTGTTACTCATTGCTTGGCTCACAGAGTTGAGTTAAGCTTTAAGGATGCTATTAAGTCATCTAAATTGTATGATAAAACCATAACTCTTCTTCTTG GTCTTTACTACTTGTACCGCAGAGGTCCCAAACAGAAGAAAGCCTTAAAACGAGCTTTCAGTGCACTTAACATGACGAAAATACTTCCAACCCGTGTAGGAGGAACTCGTTGGATGCCACACATGCTTAGAGCAATAAATGTTATTATCAAAGGTTACAGGGGATTTAAAGCTCACCTAGAAAGTGCTTCACATGAAAATCCAAAAGCTGAAGGACTTGCCAAAATTCGAACTGATGTAGCGGTTGTcacattcattttaaatttaaaggtATACATGTAG